Below is a genomic region from Miscanthus floridulus cultivar M001 chromosome 1, ASM1932011v1, whole genome shotgun sequence.
CTCATAATCAATCATCACGTGCTGACAGTACAATCACACGGTTCCTCCTCTAGAAAGAATATCCCTATTATCATGACGCAAGCGAAGACGTCATGAGCCGCTCGTGCTCACCCAACACAATCctgcaaactcttaatttctaATCCTGCAAACACAAGCATACTAATTTTTAAAACTGCCACTCTTAATTTCTAATCCTGCAAACACAAGCATACTAATTTTTGAAACTGCTTATATCATGTTCAATTTCATTCCCTTCAGTTCTGGCCTTATGACAAATCTCATACTAATTGAAGCAAACACAAGCATACTAATCTTACGACAAGTCTGAAGGCGAAGGCATAGAATTGCATAAGCAATATAATTAAGAAGAGCAAATAGAATTGCGAGGATTCTTCAGCCTCTGTTCAAGATGGGGATGGATAgcagagaaagggagaggaggaaCATACATGTGTCATCGGTGCGCGGGGgcagggggccgggcgcggggcgccgggagcgtgcgtcgtcggcgtgcgggggcgggacacCGGGGGCCGGGCGCCTAGGGCCGGGTGCGGGACCGGCAGCGTGGCCGACGGCGGAAACTCTAGGTGcgcaggggcgggcgccggggaccgGGTGCGGGACGTTGGGGGTCGGGCGCCTGGGGTCGGTTGCGGGTGCGGGACCAGCGGCGTGGCCGGCGGCAGAAACCCTAGGCACgcaggggcgggcgcgggcgcggggggcCGGGTGCGGGGGCCGGGCGCCTGGGGCCGGGtgcgggcgcgggaccggcggcgtGGCCGGTGGTGAAAACCCTAGGCGCGCAGGGGCaagcgccgggggccgggtgcgggacgccgggggccgggcgcctgGGGCCGGGTGCGGGCATAGGACTGGCGGCGTGGCCAGCgacggaaaccctaggcgcgcaggggcgggcgccgggggccgggtgcgggatgCCGGGGGCCGGGTGTGGGCGGGTGAGGGCGCGGGACTGGCGGTGGgggcggcggcggaaaccctaggcgtgcGGGCAGCCTGACGGCATCGTCggtggaagaagacagcgcctaGACGACATCACTCCCATGCGCCGTCCTATTAATACTCCCtcctatttctaggggcggttcctaatccagccgcccctagaaatgaatttgtaggggcggttcttgatctagccgcccctacaaatacatttgtaggggcggttcctgatccaaccgctcctacaaatagtttctattttttaaattataaattctatattttttatatcataaaaacacaaagtaatataaaaaaattgtgtatatgcacaaatataatattttgtattattctatatatgaataaatatatatagtctcacacacatgcataaaatgtagtctcacacacatataaaaatatgtagtcttacacacgtacataaatatatagtctcgcacgcatgcataaatgaagtcttacaaacacacacttacacaaacactccacgttcaacaactagctagcccgctataacgactttccccttgacaccttttcgttcctatggcattatgtctttggggaggttcttttcgacaacactaatcttcttaggaaagtctgtgaatagtggcatctcatcgtagttattgtaagcttcaacatcgtccatgccatcaactccaataatgtgttgtttcccggaggcaaccacgtgctttgtcttcttcttcggggggaggttactttgtgggtcagatatataaaaaacttgtgcgacacatgaagcgagcacccaagggtcatcttgatagcctagattctcgaggtctaggactctcaatccgatctcattcagttggtgttgtttgatccagcggcatcgaagcAGGGCcatcgttatatcccttccatagtcaagttcccatatctcttcaatgatgccaaagtattggatctttcgccctaatccatcgagagcctctattcgaacgccgctgttttggttcacatatttactatcctttgcgtgggtatagtacgtgatactcattgatgtcataagcattccaagaagtcacttgtctcaatggccgctccgccaacctactgatagtaatagagtctatggtttctctaggcggtatgttttggtccttcaaccatgtagttagtcgttgcttgtgctgtttcatgacccaatcatccgaacggccatttctctccaccataatgatagccaagtgttcatcaatatacggttacatcagttgtgtactctgtaagacactgtaatgcgcccgactcacctctttgta
It encodes:
- the LOC136458115 gene encoding glycine-rich cell wall structural protein 1.0-like, producing the protein MGMDSRERERRNIHVSSVRGGRGPGAGRRERASSACGGGTPGAGRLGPGAGPAAWPTAETLGAQGRAPGTGCGTLGVGRLGSVAGAGPAAWPAAETLGTQGRARARGAGCGGRAPGAGCGRGTGGVAGGENPRRAGASAGGRVRDAGGRAPGAGCGHRTGGVASDGNPRRAGAGAGGRVRDAGGRVWAGEGAGLAVGAAAETLGVRAA